From a single Nicotiana tomentosiformis chromosome 2, ASM39032v3, whole genome shotgun sequence genomic region:
- the LOC104091051 gene encoding uncharacterized protein isoform X2 produces the protein MKQREGKSVADGKEIKKTVPPPPPPLPAWRFICSRKQLFKPMAAPSLTKQEIAKYWKQKRKTEEDHFLYAIKAAARIRARNLSEEDYKEFVDSLKQDDDDKENEMATEYISKIDDNMKEKRVGIKDWWTKSKYAYLNQPALKSMERQGSTYIPQLYCYKVPPPPVTSTFGIF, from the exons ATGAAGCAAAGGGAAGGTAAAAGTGTAGCTGATGGAAAAGAGATCAAGAAGACGGTTCCACCACCACCGCCACCACTACCAGCATGGAGGTTCATTTGTAGCAGGAAACAGCTATTTAAGCCGATGGCAGCACCAAGCCTGACCAAACAGGAGATTGCTAAGTATTGGAAGCAGAAGCGCAAAACTGAAGAAGATCATTTCCTTTATGCTATTAAGGCTGCAGCCCGTATCAGGGCGCGCAATCTCTCG GAGGAGGACTACAAAGAGTTTGTGGATTCGTTAAAGCAGGATGATGATGACAAGGAGAATGAAATGGCAACTGAGTACATATCCAAAATTGATGACAACATGAAGGAGAAGAGAGTTGGTATAAAAGACTG GTGGACAAAGAGCAAATATGCATATCTAAACCAACCTGCTTTGAAGTCCATGGAACGCCAGGGCTCCACTTATATTCCGCAACTATATTGCTACAAGGTTCCTCCTCCACCAGTTACAAGCACTTTCGGCATATTCTAA
- the LOC104091051 gene encoding uncharacterized protein isoform X1: MLFADSIVHQTFAEMKQREGKSVADGKEIKKTVPPPPPPLPAWRFICSRKQLFKPMAAPSLTKQEIAKYWKQKRKTEEDHFLYAIKAAARIRARNLSEEDYKEFVDSLKQDDDDKENEMATEYISKIDDNMKEKRVGIKDWWTKSKYAYLNQPALKSMERQGSTYIPQLYCYKVPPPPVTSTFGIF, from the exons ATGTTATTTGCCGACTCTATTGTACATCAAACCT TTGCTGAAATGAAGCAAAGGGAAGGTAAAAGTGTAGCTGATGGAAAAGAGATCAAGAAGACGGTTCCACCACCACCGCCACCACTACCAGCATGGAGGTTCATTTGTAGCAGGAAACAGCTATTTAAGCCGATGGCAGCACCAAGCCTGACCAAACAGGAGATTGCTAAGTATTGGAAGCAGAAGCGCAAAACTGAAGAAGATCATTTCCTTTATGCTATTAAGGCTGCAGCCCGTATCAGGGCGCGCAATCTCTCG GAGGAGGACTACAAAGAGTTTGTGGATTCGTTAAAGCAGGATGATGATGACAAGGAGAATGAAATGGCAACTGAGTACATATCCAAAATTGATGACAACATGAAGGAGAAGAGAGTTGGTATAAAAGACTG GTGGACAAAGAGCAAATATGCATATCTAAACCAACCTGCTTTGAAGTCCATGGAACGCCAGGGCTCCACTTATATTCCGCAACTATATTGCTACAAGGTTCCTCCTCCACCAGTTACAAGCACTTTCGGCATATTCTAA
- the LOC104091053 gene encoding uncharacterized protein At4g08330, chloroplastic: MASIYSCKECGTNFSLHTTYLYPPDFYFEAGNKGTLSFSAVDSTKFKFEKEDKIRPFFETINYWGIQRKRTKMACNNCGKVVGYVYDDGPPMTDSPGQFHFGPSQVIPRAPRYRIKNKALNITSET, translated from the coding sequence ATGGCATCGATCTACAGTTGTAAAGAATGCGGTACAAACTTCAGCCTCCACACCACCTACCTTTACCCACCCGATTTTTACTTCGAAGCAGGCAATAAAGGTACTCTATCTTTCTCCGCCGTTGATTCCACCAAATTCAAGTtcgaaaaagaagataaaatcagGCCTTTTTTTGAGACCATCAATTACTGGGGTATCCAAAGGAAAAGGACCAAGATGGCGTGCAATAACTGTGGGAAGGTTGTGGGATATGTGTATGATGATGGGCCGCCCATGACTGATAGTCCGGGTCAGTTTCACTTTGGACCTAGTCAGGTTATTCCTAGAGCCCCCAGATATAGGATTAAAAACAAGGCTTTGAACATTACTTCTGAGACTTGA